From a single Nicotiana tomentosiformis chromosome 2, ASM39032v3, whole genome shotgun sequence genomic region:
- the LOC104092811 gene encoding protein RMD5 homolog has protein sequence MELNTIKDAFDRVTKKQKVASSKSQEVMAQIGHEIEQALLRIQSTNDAASLSEHKMILSELKAKLKEVAPLSQLEGTQKELNVALSKYPKLLEKSFNPDISKAYRNVGSDIHTVNQIIASHFYREGHFDLGDCFITEAGEPEAAGQKSPFLEMYQILEAMRSRNLERALGWATTNSEKLKLSGSDIEMKLHRQQFVEILQKRGRDGALTYARTFFPPFATKYMAEIQRLMACLLWAGKLDSSPYADLLSPFHWDKLAEELARQFCNLMGQSYDSPLSVTIAAGVQGLPTLLKLMNVMTGKKQEWQSMKQLPVPVDLDREFQFHSIFVCPVSRDQATEENPPMLLSCGHVLCKQSITKLSKNNNTRPFKCPYCPTEVEVGQCRQLYF, from the coding sequence ATGGAGCTGAATACCATTAAAGATGCTTTTGATCGTGTTACAAAGAAGCAGAAGGTTGCATCATCAAAATCCCAAGAAGTGATGGCGCAGATCGGTCATGAAATAGAACAAGCACTGTTGAGAATACAATCAACAAATGATGCTGCATCTTTGAGTGAGCACAAAATGATTCTTAGTGAACTAAAAGCTAAGTTGAAAGAAGTTGCTCCACTCAGTCAGTTGGAAGGAACACAAAAAGAGCTAAATGTTGCCCTAAGCAAGTACCCTAAGCTCCTTGAGAAGTCTTTTAACCCTGACATATCAAAGGCCTACAGGAATGTTGGTTCTGATATCCATACCGTTAACCAGATAATTGCCAGCCATTTCTACCGGGAAGGCCACTTTGATCTTGGTGATTGTTTCATAACTGAGGCCGGAGAACCTGAAGCTGCAGGCCAAAAATCTCCTTTTCTGGAAATGTATCAAATACTTGAAGCCATGAGGTCTAGAAACCTGGAGCGAGCTCTGGGTTGGGCCACCACCAACAGTGAGAAACTTAAGCTAAGTGGGTCTGATATTGAAATGAAGCTACACAGGCAGCAGTTTGTCGAAATTCTGCAGAAAAGAGGTAGAGATGGAGCTTTAACTTATGCGAGAACTTTCTTTCCACCTTTTGCTACCAAATATATGGCAGAGATCCAGAGGCTCATGGCCTGTCTATTATGGGCTGGAAAACTAGATTCGTCACCTTACGCAGATTTGCTATCGCCTTTCCACTGGGATAAATTGGCTGAAGAGCTTGCTCGGCAGTTCTGCAATCTCATGGGTCAATCCTATGACAGTCCATTGAGTGTGACCATTGCAGCTGGTGTCCAGGGGTTGCCAACCCTTCTGAAACTAATGAATGTGATGACTGGGAAAAAGCAGGAATGGCAATCCATGAAACAGTTACCCGTGCCTGTAGACTTGGACAGAGAGTTTCAGTTCCACTCCATCTTTGTCTGTCCGGTGAGTCGGGACCAGGCAACTGAGGAGAATCCGCCTATGCTGCTTTCTTGTGGGCATGTGCTATGCAAGCAATCTATTACAAAACTGTCGAAGAACAACAACACTCGGCCTTTTAAGTGTCCTTACTGCCCCACGGAGGTTGAGGTCGGTCAGTGTAGACAATTGTACTTCTAA